In Tenacibaculum pacificus, a single window of DNA contains:
- a CDS encoding glycerol-3-phosphate dehydrogenase/oxidase: protein MQKELQETEFDILIIGGGITGAGIALDAASRGMKVALIEKNDFASGTSSKSTKLIHGGLRYLKQFDFWLVKEVGSERAIVHKIAPHLVIPEKMILPLIDGGTYGAWLTSIGLKIYDVLASVEGDDKRKMLDKKEALEIEPLLPEHILKGAGYYAEYRTDDARLTIEVLKTASQYDAQILNYTKADTFIYENNRVVGAKVTDIFNNESYNIKAKYVVNAAGPWVDELRQLNNSKIGKRLHLTKGVHLVVAHEKFPIKQSVYFDVPDGRMMFAIPRGKVTYFGTTDTNFQQDKNTVKIDITDTIYLIAAVNNMFPNVHLTIDDIQSSWAGLRPLIHEEGKSASELSRKDEIFVSDTKLISIAGGKLTGYRKMAERTVDLIAKKMVRRFEIEFEPIQTEDILLTGGPFEDYKSVKKYVTEVYDTLKKDSFTKKEAEYLVHNYGRQTNIILDKFNTLEEKNIELRLLKAEIWFTIQYEMTCTPTDFFMRRTGRLFFDKPSVNNYKNEVLKEFTNYFNWSDLETEKHRQELKSKIKMTVNFN, encoded by the coding sequence CATTAATTGAAAAAAATGATTTTGCATCGGGTACTTCAAGTAAATCAACAAAATTAATACACGGTGGTTTACGTTACTTAAAACAATTCGATTTTTGGTTAGTAAAAGAAGTAGGTTCTGAACGTGCAATTGTACATAAAATAGCACCACATTTAGTCATCCCTGAAAAAATGATTTTACCATTAATTGATGGTGGTACTTATGGAGCTTGGTTAACTTCTATCGGATTAAAAATTTACGATGTATTAGCTTCTGTAGAAGGAGATGATAAACGTAAAATGCTTGATAAAAAAGAAGCGCTAGAAATAGAACCTTTATTACCTGAACATATTTTAAAAGGAGCTGGTTATTATGCTGAGTATCGTACAGATGATGCTCGTTTAACTATTGAAGTATTAAAAACGGCAAGTCAATATGATGCACAAATACTTAATTATACAAAAGCAGATACCTTTATTTATGAAAATAATAGAGTAGTAGGAGCAAAAGTGACCGATATTTTTAATAATGAAAGCTATAATATTAAGGCAAAATATGTTGTAAATGCAGCAGGACCTTGGGTTGATGAATTACGTCAACTTAATAACTCAAAAATTGGAAAAAGACTTCATTTAACAAAAGGTGTGCATTTAGTAGTTGCTCACGAAAAATTCCCCATAAAACAATCTGTTTATTTTGATGTTCCTGATGGACGCATGATGTTTGCAATTCCTCGTGGAAAAGTAACCTACTTTGGTACTACAGATACCAATTTTCAACAAGATAAAAACACCGTAAAAATAGATATTACAGATACTATTTATTTAATAGCGGCTGTAAATAATATGTTTCCTAATGTACATTTAACCATCGATGATATTCAATCATCGTGGGCAGGTTTGCGCCCGTTAATTCATGAAGAAGGAAAATCAGCTTCAGAACTATCTCGTAAAGATGAAATTTTTGTTTCTGATACTAAATTAATTTCTATCGCTGGTGGTAAATTAACTGGATATCGTAAAATGGCAGAGCGTACTGTTGATTTAATCGCTAAAAAAATGGTGCGCCGTTTTGAAATTGAATTTGAACCTATACAAACAGAAGATATTTTATTAACTGGTGGACCTTTTGAAGATTATAAATCTGTAAAAAAATATGTAACAGAAGTTTATGATACTTTAAAAAAAGATAGTTTTACTAAAAAAGAGGCTGAATATTTAGTCCATAATTACGGAAGACAAACAAATATCATTTTAGATAAGTTTAATACTCTTGAAGAAAAAAATATAGAACTTCGATTATTAAAAGCAGAAATTTGGTTTACAATTCAATATGAAATGACCTGTACACCTACTGATTTTTTTATGCGTAGAACTGGTCGTTTATTTTTTGATAAACCTAGTGTTAATAACTATAAAAATGAAGTTTTAAAAGAGTTTACAAACTACTTTAATTGGTCTGATTTAGAAACCGAAAAACATCGACAAGAATTAAAATCTAAAATAAAAATGACTGTAAATTTTAACTAA